The stretch of DNA AAATAATCATCCGCTCCTGCATCTAAACCAGTAACTTTATCTGCCATACTGTCTTTAGCCGTTAACATTAATACAGGCAAAGGATTATTTTTTTTCTCAATCTTTTTAATAATTCTACACCTGATAACCATGGTAATAACCAATCAAAAATAGCCAAATTATATTGAGTTTGTGGTGTATCTAAATAGTCCCAAGCTTCGATGCCATCTTGAATCCAGTCAACTACATAATTATTTTGATTGAGGGTGCGTTTAATTGCAACACCCAAATCTTCTTCATCTTCTACTAATAATAATTTCATTGAATTAAACCTATTGCTCGATAATTACTAATCCCTGTTGAATTGCCATAATAGCTGCCGAAGTGCGATCTCGTACTTCTAATTTTTGTAAAATAGCATGGACATGAACTCTAACCGTCCCGATCGTAATGTGGAGTTGTTGGGCAATTTCATTATTGCTTTTTCCTGCTGCAATTAAAGCTAAAATCTCTGTTTCTCTGCTTGTTAGAGGATTATTTTCATTAGTATCTTTCACAGAATAAGATTGAAATGCTGCACGAATTTCTGAGGTGATCGCTGCATCCCACCAAGAAGCCCCCGCAGCAACCGAACGCAAGGCTAAAATCAAGGTTTCGGCTTCAACTCCTTTGAGACAGTATCCCGACGCACCTACTGCAATTAACTGTTCGATTAATTGTTTTTTAAAATGGGAAGTTAAAACTAAAATGGGTATATTGGGATGTAATTGTTTGATTTTACGACAAGCTTCTACTCCGCCTATTCCTGGTAAACCAACATCGAGTAAAACCACATCAGGTAGATATTGATTGGTTAATTCTACCGCCATTTCTCCATCGCTCGCTTCGGCTAAGATTTCGATCCCTGCTTCTTGTTGTAATCTCACTACCAGTCCGAGGCGAAATAGTTCGTCATCTTCTACTAGCAAAAGGCGAATTGTATTCATAACGATAGTTAAATTTTTGCAGCCAATATTTTTGACCGTACAATATATTGTACCGATAGAGATTTAGAAATGTTCTACAACTGATTGCAATTATAAAACAAAACCCCTATCAACCTCCCTATGAAAAATTATTAGGTAACTTAAAAGGTTACTATTCAAGGAGAATTAATATTAAGCATCGTCTGATTTATTCTGTGAATGATGTCACTAAAACGATTAGAATTATTTCTGTTTGGTCGCACTATGAATAAAAACTGATTACTCGGCAATAGCTGGTAAACGAAAACCAAACATTGCACCTTGAGGTAAGCGATTTTCTGCCCAAATTGTACCTCCATGAGCATAAATAATTTGTCTGGCTAAATATAATCCTAAGCCTGAGCCAGTAGAAGCACGAGCAGAAAAATTATCTTTACTTGAATCATTGCCTCCTTGATAAAAACGCTCAAACAAATGAGGTAATTCGGTTGAGCTAATTCCTTTACCACTATCGAGAACTTTGATGACATGAAATTCACCATCACTAGCTAAGTGTATTTCAACTTTGCCATTACGAGGTGAGTGATTGATCCCATTAACAATTAAATTATTAAAAACTCTTTGTAGTTGCAAGGCATCCCCATTCACAAAAAAACGAGAACGAAAATTAGATTCATTATGAGTCAAGAAAAGATAAACTTGACGGGTTGTAGCTAGATTGGTTAAGTTAGCAATTACTTCCGATGCGATCGCACTTAAATCTATAGTTTCGCGTTTGAGTTGAATTCCTTCAATATCATTCCGATAAACATCCAATAGAGTTTGCACTAATTCCAAACTAGAGCGATGGGAATTACTCATCATGGTTAAAACTTTAGCTTGGGTAGGAGTAATTGCGCCAAATTGCCCATTTTGAAAGGCGTTAATAGTTTCAATCGCCCCTAGTAAGGGAGTTTTGAGATCGTGAGTTAGGGTAGAAACGAAATCTTCTCGTAAAATAGCTAATTGTTGTTGAGTGCGTAATTGAGCTTGGGAACGAGCTACTGCTTCTTCAGAGTAACGATTGCGAATACTTAACCAACCCGTAACTGCTAGTGCCATGACAGCAATTAATCTATTAGCGATCGTAGCAGGATTGTGCGGTTCGAGGTTAGGGAAAAATAAATTAAAAATAGTTAAAGCGATCGCGCTTAAGGTAACTCGCCAGATAGTTTTAGTACTTAAATTGTGATTTGCCAGCAAAATTGTTCCCGTATACAAATAACCAAAGACATATTCTGGTGGGGTAGTGTATTCCAAAATAATTACGCTCGCAAAAGTAAGAATAATTAGCCAAACAATGCGATCAAGACGATTGATAAATTGAAAATATATTTGACATATCATGAAATATATGCACTAAAAAAGACAAAACAGATGTGCCGAAGAAAATAAGAGAATTGAAAGCAATGCTTCTCAAAGCTGGTTTTGAATTGATGCCTAAACGAGGTAAAGGTAGTCATGCAATATATCAATATCCTGGGACTACGATTAGAGTAAACTTACCTGGAAAAGATGGATCGAATGCCAAATCATATTCATAAAAACAAGTAAAACAAGCTATACAAAGAGCAAAAAATGAATCATAAATATCAAATTACTATTGCCTGAAGTCCAGAAGATGAATGTTATTTAGTTTATCTTCCAGATTTTGCTGATGAGATTATGCAACCTGTTACTTATGGAGAAACCTATCAAGAAGCTTTACAATCTGGTTTGGAGGTAATGGACGAACTGATATTACATTTACAAGCTGAAGGAAAACCATTACCAGTAGCTAAATTAGTGTCGGCTTAATCTAATTTTATCAGGATAGATGGCTACAAAAAACTACAATTTTGCTTTAGTTGATCGCTTCGCTTTATAAAATATTGTGTTTTATATTTAATTTGCTTAGACTAAACTAGTAAGTATGATATTTATCATACTTAAGTCTAAATTTATGCAAAAGAAAATTGCTATTACTATAGACGAAAATTTATTAGCAGAAATTGATTATTTAGTAGAACAAAAAATATATCCTAATCGTTCTCAAGCAATAGCAGCTAATCTTGAAGCTAATCGAAACTTTCTACGTCGTCAAAGATTTGAAATTGAGTGTGCCAAACTCGAACCAAAAGAAGAACAAGAGTT from Stanieria cyanosphaera PCC 7437 encodes:
- a CDS encoding response regulator, producing MNTIRLLLVEDDELFRLGLVVRLQQEAGIEILAEASDGEMAVELTNQYLPDVVLLDVGLPGIGGVEACRKIKQLHPNIPILVLTSHFKKQLIEQLIAVGASGYCLKGVEAETLILALRSVAAGASWWDAAITSEIRAAFQSYSVKDTNENNPLTSRETEILALIAAGKSNNEIAQQLHITIGTVRVHVHAILQKLEVRDRTSAAIMAIQQGLVIIEQ
- a CDS encoding type II toxin-antitoxin system HicA family toxin, which encodes MPKKIRELKAMLLKAGFELMPKRGKGSHAIYQYPGTTIRVNLPGKDGSNAKSYS
- a CDS encoding sensor histidine kinase — its product is MICQIYFQFINRLDRIVWLIILTFASVIILEYTTPPEYVFGYLYTGTILLANHNLSTKTIWRVTLSAIALTIFNLFFPNLEPHNPATIANRLIAVMALAVTGWLSIRNRYSEEAVARSQAQLRTQQQLAILREDFVSTLTHDLKTPLLGAIETINAFQNGQFGAITPTQAKVLTMMSNSHRSSLELVQTLLDVYRNDIEGIQLKRETIDLSAIASEVIANLTNLATTRQVYLFLTHNESNFRSRFFVNGDALQLQRVFNNLIVNGINHSPRNGKVEIHLASDGEFHVIKVLDSGKGISSTELPHLFERFYQGGNDSSKDNFSARASTGSGLGLYLARQIIYAHGGTIWAENRLPQGAMFGFRLPAIAE
- a CDS encoding type II toxin-antitoxin system HicB family antitoxin, producing MQPVTYGETYQEALQSGLEVMDELILHLQAEGKPLPVAKLVSA
- a CDS encoding ribbon-helix-helix domain-containing protein — encoded protein: MQKKIAITIDENLLAEIDYLVEQKIYPNRSQAIAANLEANRNFLRRQRFEIECAKLEPKEEQEFAEWGGFDDWMEEY